Below is a genomic region from Prolixibacteraceae bacterium.
CTTCATCTTAAACCATCGGTATTTTAGTTATGAAACTATTCGACGTTTACTCTCTGTTTGATATTACCCCTGTTAGTGCCAAAGATTGCACCATTACAGATAATGAAGGAAAAGAGTACTTAGATCTATATGGAGGACACGCCGTGATCTCTATAGGTCATAGTCACCCTCTCTATGTAAATAATTTGCAAGATCAAGTTGCCAAAATTGGGTTCTATTCTAACTCTGTACAGAACCCATTACAAGAGGCTCTAGCTTCTAAACTTGGAAGCATGTGTGGCTATTCTGATTACGATCTATTCTTGACAAATTCAGGGGCTGAGTCTGTGGAGAATGCACTTAAACTAGCCTCATTTCATACTGGCAAAACAAAGGTAATCTCTTTTGATAAATCATTTCATGGACGTACCTCTGCAGCAGTGGCAGTAACAGACAACCCGAAGATCATTGCACCTATTAATGCACAACACCAAAATATAATCTTGCCTTTCAACGATCTTTCAGCAGTTAAAGCGACCCTTAAAGAAGAGAAAGTCGCTGCCATTATCGTTGAAGGAATCCAAGGTATTGGAGGAATCAGAATACCAGACAAAGCATTCCTAGAAGGAGTTCGAAGTCTGTGCGACCAATATAAAGTTGTTCTTATTCTTGACGAGATCCAATCAGGATA
It encodes:
- a CDS encoding aminotransferase class III-fold pyridoxal phosphate-dependent enzyme, which encodes MKLFDVYSLFDITPVSAKDCTITDNEGKEYLDLYGGHAVISIGHSHPLYVNNLQDQVAKIGFYSNSVQNPLQEALASKLGSMCGYSDYDLFLTNSGAESVENALKLASFHTGKTKVISFDKSFHGRTSAAVAVTDNPKIIAPINAQHQNIILPFNDLSAVKATLKEEKVAAIIVEGIQGIGGIRIPDKAFLEGVRSLCDQYKVVLILDEIQSGYGRSGKFFAHQHSGVKADIVTMAKGMGNGFPVGGVLIAPHIKAVKGMLGTTFGGNYLACSASLSVLEVMEKESLIENAEKIGNHLMNALASIPQIKEVRGQGLMIGIEMDEPIAPLRLSLLKDHHIFTGVSGQHIIRLLPPLTLTLEAADRFIETFKKVLI